The Calditerrivibrio nitroreducens DSM 19672 genome window below encodes:
- a CDS encoding radical SAM protein — protein MKYNELLEIINVVFRKKIPKQMIIQMTDICNAKCPQCGMNISKNYSRSKLDLSRLNLIIDKAAAMGIKALSITGGEPLLMRNDLFEALSYASKNGIKYTRTGTNGFLFMNHVKPDFEKRVSKLAEAIIESNLYTFWISIDSWDTQKHEKNRGLTGVIEGIEKGLVIFENYKLHPSVNLGINRLLEVNDPTYELNGHFYPDAFYDNYYKGLSKFFDFAISLGFKIANLCYPMSFEGAVYKAESSEYIVRYSEEEKKILYKVIFDVVKKYRRKIKIFTPLVSIKNLIEQYDNKEIIGCLGGESFFFVDTSGNLYPCGFKSELSFGDFLSLDGEIGIKTDCNKCDWECFRDPSAMFIPIKNITNPLFIAKNIDKYYYLLNDIIYYYKANFFNMRVN, from the coding sequence ATGAAATACAATGAATTATTAGAGATTATAAACGTGGTATTTCGAAAAAAGATACCAAAACAGATGATCATTCAGATGACAGATATCTGTAATGCAAAGTGTCCCCAGTGTGGAATGAATATATCAAAAAATTATAGCAGAAGTAAGTTGGATTTAAGTAGGTTAAATTTGATCATAGATAAAGCGGCAGCTATGGGAATAAAAGCATTATCCATTACTGGTGGTGAGCCACTTTTAATGAGAAATGATCTTTTTGAAGCACTCTCATATGCTTCAAAAAATGGGATTAAGTACACCCGAACCGGTACAAATGGTTTTTTATTCATGAATCATGTTAAGCCAGATTTTGAAAAGAGGGTTTCAAAACTTGCCGAGGCTATAATTGAATCGAATCTGTATACCTTCTGGATAAGTATTGATAGCTGGGATACCCAAAAACATGAAAAAAACAGGGGGTTGACGGGGGTAATTGAGGGGATTGAAAAAGGTCTTGTAATTTTTGAAAATTACAAACTACACCCTTCTGTGAATTTAGGGATAAATCGTTTGCTTGAGGTGAATGACCCCACTTATGAATTAAACGGACATTTTTATCCGGATGCATTCTACGATAATTATTACAAAGGTCTGTCAAAATTTTTTGATTTTGCCATTTCTCTTGGATTTAAAATTGCAAATTTATGTTATCCAATGAGTTTTGAGGGGGCTGTGTATAAGGCGGAGTCTTCAGAATATATCGTACGATATTCAGAGGAAGAGAAAAAGATCCTTTACAAAGTCATTTTTGATGTGGTAAAAAAATATAGAAGGAAAATAAAGATTTTTACACCACTTGTTTCGATTAAAAATCTTATAGAACAGTACGATAATAAGGAAATTATTGGATGTCTTGGGGGTGAAAGTTTCTTTTTTGTGGATACTTCTGGGAATTTATACCCCTGTGGATTTAAAAGTGAACTCTCATTTGGGGATTTCCTGAGTCTTGATGGTGAGATCGGTATAAAAACCGATTGTAATAAGTGCGATTGGGAGTGTTTTCGAGATCCTTCAGCTATGTTTATACCTATCAAAAATATCACCAATCCTCTATTCATTGCTAAAAATATCGATAAATACTATTATCTTCTCAATGATATCATTTATTATTATAAAGCCAATTTTTTCAATATGAGAGTAAATTGA
- a CDS encoding glycosyltransferase, whose translation MIKADLHVHSKYSRKPSEWFLRKIGAAESYTEPETLYFKLKDRGMDLVTITDHNTIKGCLKLKEKYDTDTFISVESTAHFPEDDCKIHILCYDITESEFEEIQRLRYNIYELREFIYEKGIAHSVAHPIYSINEKLTIEHIEKLILMFDNFETINGCRGDIYNKTITDILLGITKKRFEQLLNKHNLNLSKYNWEKGFTGGSDDHSGLLMGKAYTCSDFANNRETFIQALKDRKTLGLGNSADFYTLAFNIYKISYDYSQKSSLIQMTGGLLDDIISSIATRKKDSILKKLKFRKLKKKSEINEIVVDLLDNLKRIPEDEMERKISYTYEKASELIDEYLKLLLKKFKKDSKISLDYIYKSIIGSLPGFFASVPFFSSLKQSYKDHKIALELRRKFLNGNGNMYKRVAWFTDTINDLNGVSVTLKNIGFKAIEYDMPLAIFGSLHEDEVKNLPKNFVNCKSIFDFTLPYYKKIKLHIPSFMDVMSKLYRFAPDEIIISTPGPMGIVGLILGKVMGIKTTGIYHTDFSSEIYEIKKDDSLSAMVDKYVNYFYNQFDEIKVPSKEYIDILNNRGLYNPRISIFKRGIDTNKYFPIYRLSEINSINLIYAGRISKDKNIDFLLKVFYGVRVRFKELKTRLFIVGDGPYLEKLSREHRDRDIIFTGRVKENEMTKYYSFGDIFLFPSTTDTFGMAVLEAQACGLPAVVSDVGGPKEIIIDGVTGFVAKSGNLDDWVTKVSELIEKRLYGEDIINNMRFEAVKNVKQRYEWKALLEDLFLWR comes from the coding sequence ATGATAAAAGCGGATCTTCATGTACATTCAAAATATTCCCGAAAGCCATCGGAGTGGTTTTTAAGGAAAATTGGAGCAGCCGAATCTTACACCGAACCGGAAACGCTCTATTTTAAGCTAAAAGATAGGGGGATGGATTTAGTGACCATTACGGATCACAATACCATAAAAGGGTGTTTAAAATTGAAAGAGAAGTATGATACAGATACTTTCATATCGGTGGAATCAACCGCCCATTTTCCTGAAGATGACTGTAAGATTCATATCCTTTGCTATGATATTACTGAATCTGAATTTGAGGAGATACAGAGATTAAGATACAATATTTATGAATTGAGGGAGTTTATCTATGAAAAAGGGATTGCCCATTCTGTGGCACATCCGATATATTCTATAAATGAGAAATTAACGATTGAACATATCGAAAAGCTTATTCTGATGTTTGATAACTTTGAAACAATAAATGGCTGTAGAGGTGATATTTACAACAAGACAATCACCGATATCCTGTTAGGTATTACGAAAAAAAGATTCGAACAACTTCTAAATAAACATAATTTAAATTTATCAAAATACAATTGGGAAAAGGGGTTTACGGGTGGTTCAGATGATCATTCCGGGCTTTTGATGGGGAAAGCCTACACATGTTCTGATTTTGCAAATAACAGAGAAACATTTATTCAGGCTCTCAAAGATAGGAAAACTTTAGGCCTGGGCAACTCAGCAGATTTCTATACCCTCGCTTTTAACATATACAAAATCTCATACGATTATTCCCAGAAAAGTAGTTTGATTCAGATGACAGGTGGACTTCTGGATGACATTATATCCAGTATCGCCACCAGAAAGAAAGATTCTATTTTAAAGAAACTTAAATTTAGGAAATTGAAAAAGAAAAGTGAGATAAATGAGATAGTTGTAGATCTGCTGGATAATCTAAAAAGGATACCAGAAGATGAAATGGAACGTAAGATAAGTTACACTTACGAGAAGGCCTCAGAGTTAATAGATGAATACTTGAAATTACTTCTGAAAAAATTCAAAAAAGATTCGAAAATATCATTAGATTATATATATAAATCAATTATAGGTTCTCTGCCAGGTTTTTTTGCAAGTGTACCTTTCTTCTCTTCCCTTAAGCAAAGTTATAAAGATCATAAAATCGCATTGGAATTAAGGCGGAAGTTTTTAAATGGAAATGGAAACATGTACAAAAGGGTGGCGTGGTTTACTGATACTATAAACGATTTAAATGGTGTTTCTGTTACGTTGAAGAATATAGGTTTTAAAGCTATTGAATATGATATGCCACTCGCCATCTTTGGTTCTCTTCATGAAGATGAGGTAAAAAATCTACCTAAAAATTTTGTAAATTGTAAAAGCATCTTCGATTTTACTCTGCCATATTATAAAAAGATAAAATTGCATATCCCTTCTTTTATGGATGTAATGTCAAAACTTTATAGATTTGCACCTGATGAAATTATTATATCAACCCCTGGTCCGATGGGTATTGTGGGGCTAATTCTTGGGAAGGTGATGGGGATAAAAACAACTGGAATTTACCATACAGATTTTAGCAGTGAAATATATGAGATTAAAAAAGATGATTCTTTATCAGCTATGGTTGATAAGTATGTAAATTATTTTTACAACCAATTTGATGAGATAAAGGTTCCTTCAAAAGAGTATATCGATATTTTAAACAACAGAGGGCTATATAATCCACGTATATCGATTTTTAAAAGAGGGATCGACACCAATAAATATTTTCCGATATACAGATTGAGTGAAATTAATTCAATTAATCTGATCTATGCGGGTAGAATTTCAAAGGATAAAAATATAGACTTTCTTTTGAAGGTTTTTTATGGGGTCAGAGTTAGATTTAAAGAACTAAAGACCAGGCTATTCATTGTGGGGGATGGCCCATACCTTGAAAAATTAAGCAGGGAGCATAGGGATAGAGATATAATTTTTACAGGTAGGGTAAAAGAGAATGAGATGACAAAGTATTACTCATTCGGGGATATATTTCTTTTTCCAAGTACTACTGATACCTTTGGAATGGCCGTTTTGGAGGCTCAGGCTTGTGGTTTACCTGCTGTGGTTTCAGATGTGGGGGGACCAAAAGAGATAATTATAGATGGTGTTACAGGTTTTGTGGCAAAATCGGGTAATCTTGATGATTGGGTTACAAAAGTGTCAGAACTAATAGAAAAAAGACTATACGGTGAAGATATCATAAACAATATGAGGTTTGAAGCTGTGAAAAATGTAAAGCAGAGGTACGAATGGAAGGCTCTCCTTGAAGATCTATTTTTATGGAGATAA
- a CDS encoding PhoH family protein — MKKKFFILDTNVLLHSPNCLDTFQDNDIIIPAICLEELDRFKSFYDLKGFYAREFIRNFEKIRGYGDLISGIDLESGGRIYVRYLCKDVTLPVEFENNKADNIILKIVLQCIEEFGDNVILVSKDISLRIKASLLGIKSEDYYHDKSNYNLIVNNDILYVEDQLLDTLFENGFVKRDELCGYVQKNDTTMDGRYLLLKSNIYDRKSALVKYNFRDDSYVRFDVLDYPIGVIPTNYQQKIFLDALMDSDIKIIFAIGIAGTGKTLLSIAAGLTQVLNKRYKKLVISRSPVPMGRDLGYLPGDIQNKLDPWLKPIYDNLDLVLSNSGVKEGNGSKQDKFWSDITLDYLKSTNIIEVEGLTYIRGRTFHNSFIIIDESQNLTPHEVKTIITRVGKNSKIVLTGDIYQIDNPFVDERDNGLVYASERFQKAKSELAVTIIMTKCERSEVSKIAADIL; from the coding sequence ATGAAAAAAAAGTTTTTTATTCTTGATACAAACGTATTACTCCACTCCCCAAATTGTCTTGATACTTTCCAGGATAATGATATCATAATACCCGCCATCTGCCTTGAAGAATTGGATAGGTTTAAAAGTTTTTATGACTTAAAAGGGTTTTATGCAAGGGAATTTATAAGAAATTTCGAGAAAATAAGAGGTTATGGGGATCTGATTTCCGGGATCGATCTGGAGTCAGGGGGAAGGATTTATGTAAGATATCTATGCAAAGATGTTACTTTACCGGTAGAGTTTGAAAATAACAAAGCTGACAATATCATTTTAAAGATTGTTCTTCAGTGTATTGAGGAGTTTGGGGATAACGTGATATTGGTGAGTAAAGATATAAGTTTAAGGATTAAAGCAAGTTTATTAGGTATAAAATCTGAGGATTATTATCATGACAAGAGCAATTATAATCTGATAGTAAATAATGATATTCTATACGTGGAGGATCAGCTATTAGACACTCTATTTGAAAATGGCTTTGTGAAAAGAGATGAACTATGTGGATATGTGCAGAAAAATGATACAACTATGGATGGGAGATATCTTCTTTTAAAATCCAACATTTACGATCGAAAAAGTGCTCTGGTAAAATATAATTTCAGGGATGATAGCTATGTGAGATTTGACGTTCTGGATTATCCCATAGGAGTCATCCCCACCAATTATCAACAGAAGATCTTTCTTGATGCACTAATGGATTCCGACATCAAGATAATCTTTGCAATAGGTATCGCTGGTACGGGTAAAACTCTATTGTCAATAGCAGCTGGGCTTACGCAGGTTTTAAATAAAAGATACAAAAAACTTGTTATCAGTCGTTCACCGGTTCCAATGGGTAGAGATCTTGGTTATCTACCGGGTGATATCCAGAATAAGCTGGATCCCTGGTTGAAACCTATCTATGACAATTTAGATCTCGTATTATCAAATTCTGGTGTCAAAGAAGGAAATGGGAGTAAACAGGATAAATTCTGGTCAGATATTACACTTGATTATCTAAAAAGTACAAACATAATCGAGGTAGAGGGGCTTACCTATATCAGGGGGAGGACATTTCATAATTCATTTATCATAATTGATGAGTCCCAAAATCTCACCCCCCACGAAGTAAAGACCATTATAACCAGAGTGGGTAAAAACTCTAAAATTGTTTTGACAGGCGATATCTATCAGATAGATAACCCTTTTGTGGATGAAAGGGATAATGGACTTGTCTATGCAAGTGAGCGTTTTCAAAAGGCAAAAAGTGAACTGGCTGTAACCATCATTATGACTAAATGTGAACGGAGTGAAGTATCAAAAATAGCAGCTGATATTCTATAG
- a CDS encoding GGDEF domain-containing protein, with amino-acid sequence MKHIFFEKWEKKLEKIDYAVQPIVSTISGRLFGVEFLIRGVEEVGFKSINSFFDEAYNDQVLVPLEKMLRKKVAEKVSKIKNYRNIIIFYNYDHRIMEMPDYNFGFTEQVLNEFKIPVNNWCLELNEGLNHSFTAIYNKVLLRAKASGFKLAIDDFGTGFSNFELLYHSEADYIKLDKFLIREIHKDNRKMSLVSAIKDISSSLGITLIAEGVETEEEYYCLKNFNIELIQGYFIQKPTTDPYSIKLKYDDIESLYNSDRRKSNGFNNRIREGMLFIPPLKIDSNIEDLFSRFQNSNYDFIPLVDNNFSPVGVVFETDLREYIYSPFGRELLTSKLHKKTIKDFMKKMPKVDIRTKIDDVLKLIVTFDSQGIFVTNDNEYIGFLTNNVVLKILNEIRMQEALETNPLTGLPGNAAIAANINKILKDEDNVNYIVYFDFDNFKPFNDKFGFRVGDRAIKGFGEILKGLKRSGNKEIFIGHIGGDDFFLSITFKEYECGKVMAMISGIIDEFKQFSTSFYSFEEVVNKSYQSVDRSGNLKNFPLLGISAAIVEVPKFNVEITDQDLSRLIADLKKNAKTNDTKISIATILSR; translated from the coding sequence ATGAAACATATTTTTTTTGAAAAATGGGAAAAAAAGCTTGAAAAGATCGATTATGCTGTCCAGCCTATTGTTTCCACTATATCAGGTAGGTTATTCGGTGTGGAGTTTCTTATCAGAGGGGTGGAAGAGGTTGGATTTAAATCTATAAATAGTTTTTTTGATGAAGCTTACAACGATCAGGTTCTCGTTCCTCTTGAAAAAATGTTGAGAAAAAAGGTGGCGGAAAAGGTTTCAAAAATAAAAAATTATAGAAATATCATTATATTCTACAACTACGACCATAGGATTATGGAAATGCCGGATTATAATTTCGGTTTTACCGAGCAGGTATTAAATGAGTTTAAGATCCCTGTGAATAATTGGTGTCTGGAACTCAACGAAGGGTTAAATCATAGCTTTACCGCCATCTACAACAAGGTCCTTTTAAGGGCAAAGGCTTCAGGATTCAAGCTGGCAATAGATGATTTTGGCACTGGTTTTTCTAATTTCGAACTTCTCTACCATTCCGAAGCGGATTATATAAAGCTTGATAAATTTTTGATAAGAGAAATTCATAAAGACAATAGAAAAATGTCTCTTGTATCAGCTATAAAAGATATATCAAGCTCTCTTGGAATCACTTTGATTGCTGAAGGAGTGGAGACAGAAGAGGAGTACTATTGTCTTAAGAATTTTAATATAGAATTGATACAGGGTTATTTTATACAAAAGCCCACAACGGATCCTTACTCCATTAAATTAAAATATGATGATATCGAGTCTCTTTATAATTCAGATAGAAGGAAAAGTAACGGTTTTAATAATCGCATAAGAGAGGGTATGCTTTTTATCCCGCCTTTGAAGATCGATAGTAATATAGAGGATCTTTTTAGCAGATTTCAGAATTCAAATTACGACTTCATCCCATTGGTGGATAACAACTTTTCACCCGTGGGGGTGGTTTTTGAAACGGATCTAAGGGAATATATATACTCCCCTTTTGGTCGAGAGCTTCTGACGAGTAAGCTACATAAAAAGACGATTAAAGATTTTATGAAAAAGATGCCAAAGGTTGATATAAGAACGAAAATAGATGATGTATTGAAACTGATAGTAACGTTTGATTCGCAGGGTATATTTGTAACGAATGACAACGAGTATATCGGATTTTTGACTAATAATGTAGTTCTCAAAATCTTAAATGAAATCAGGATGCAGGAGGCACTGGAGACGAATCCCCTCACAGGCTTACCGGGTAATGCTGCCATAGCTGCTAACATAAATAAAATTTTAAAAGATGAGGATAATGTAAATTACATCGTTTATTTCGATTTTGACAATTTTAAGCCTTTCAACGATAAATTCGGCTTCAGGGTTGGGGATAGGGCAATAAAAGGTTTTGGGGAGATATTAAAGGGTTTGAAAAGGTCTGGAAACAAAGAGATCTTTATCGGACACATCGGTGGAGATGACTTTTTCCTGTCAATTACTTTTAAAGAGTATGAATGTGGAAAAGTAATGGCAATGATCTCTGGTATTATCGATGAATTTAAACAATTCAGTACCTCATTTTATTCTTTTGAGGAGGTTGTGAACAAATCATACCAGTCTGTGGATCGCAGTGGTAATTTAAAAAATTTTCCTCTGTTGGGGATAAGTGCTGCTATAGTTGAGGTGCCAAAATTTAATGTGGAAATAACTGATCAGGATCTTTCCAGATTGATAGCTGATCTTAAAAAAAATGCAAAAACTAATGATACAAAGATTTCCATTGCTACAATCTTGAGCAGATAA
- a CDS encoding EAL domain-containing protein — protein sequence MSCEKCTTTKTLPEDSKKIVIFASHEYILSKFFTIFKNRFEISNENDYLLIHHKFDDFIEIISSANDFTEIELENITILPLEPTSSPTFGAYKNAKPLTYWINLYLSKDLKWILDNESIITYFQPIIDAHTNQIVAYECLSRGLKMDGTIMPPNLMFHSARKTEMIFNLDRQCRISAIKNSKLKKIDKMIFINFTPTSIYNPEFCLRDTVKTATELNFDFNKIVFEVVESDKVENFVHLKSILDFYIRMGFKVALDDVGSGYSSLNLLASLKPNIVKIDIELVRDIDKDIAKKAIVSSLVGICKEIGSLSLAEGIETRGEMEMLKSIGVDLMQGYLFGKPSPETLEEITPK from the coding sequence ATGAGCTGCGAAAAATGCACAACAACAAAAACATTACCTGAGGATTCCAAAAAAATAGTTATTTTTGCATCCCATGAGTATATACTGAGTAAGTTTTTTACAATTTTCAAAAATCGATTCGAGATATCCAACGAAAACGATTACCTTCTCATACACCACAAATTTGATGATTTTATTGAGATAATTAGCTCCGCAAATGATTTCACCGAGATCGAGCTGGAAAATATTACCATATTGCCCCTTGAGCCAACATCTTCACCAACATTTGGCGCTTACAAAAATGCCAAACCCCTTACATACTGGATCAATTTATATCTTTCAAAAGATTTAAAATGGATTCTTGATAATGAATCGATAATTACCTATTTTCAACCAATAATAGATGCACATACAAATCAGATAGTGGCCTACGAATGCCTCTCCAGAGGGTTAAAAATGGATGGCACTATAATGCCACCAAACCTTATGTTTCATTCCGCCAGAAAGACAGAAATGATATTCAATCTTGATAGACAGTGTAGAATCTCAGCGATAAAAAATTCCAAGCTAAAAAAGATAGATAAAATGATCTTTATAAACTTTACCCCCACATCAATCTACAATCCAGAATTCTGCCTGAGGGACACAGTCAAGACTGCCACAGAGCTAAACTTTGATTTTAATAAAATAGTTTTTGAAGTAGTAGAGAGTGATAAAGTGGAAAATTTTGTTCACCTCAAAAGTATCTTGGATTTCTACATAAGAATGGGGTTTAAAGTAGCCCTTGATGATGTTGGTTCCGGATACTCATCTCTGAATTTACTTGCATCCTTAAAACCCAACATCGTAAAAATCGACATCGAACTGGTAAGAGACATAGATAAGGATATTGCCAAAAAAGCTATCGTTTCATCCCTCGTTGGGATATGTAAAGAGATAGGATCCCTTTCACTCGCTGAAGGGATTGAAACAAGAGGTGAGATGGAAATGTTGAAAAGCATTGGTGTGGATCTAATGCAGGGATACCTTTTTGGCAAACCTTCTCCGGAGACTTTGGAAGAGATAACCCCCAAATGA
- a CDS encoding GGDEF domain-containing protein, translating to MIDNKIKHFQYKIAEVLYLFAFTIIIASIKFLDSTSNKANYAILVFFLIFIILKFSIDDNLFSSKILSYYLLFQSQNIFAAFINGSTPNLLIFMSMLGLLIFSIVLYDKKYLVVHFIVTGILAFVFFTTFDSKESFVFFISLPFIFIISLNFNKIYITTRNLITELSITDEMTGLLNQSGFMKKIEEEFYRSQRYQKTFSVLMIDSDNLKLINDTYGHKYGSIVIKSIAEVIKTNIRRTDFAARYGGDEFILCLVETDLDGALEVAERIRKQFELKSFFTKDEKKFTITISIGVSNYPKSGDSLMDVIELADKAMYHSKNSGKNKTSFLLKN from the coding sequence ATGATAGATAATAAAATAAAGCATTTTCAGTACAAAATTGCTGAGGTTTTGTACCTTTTTGCATTTACCATTATTATTGCATCAATAAAATTTTTAGATTCCACAAGCAATAAAGCTAACTATGCAATCCTCGTTTTTTTTCTTATATTCATTATCCTTAAATTTTCGATCGATGACAACCTTTTTTCCAGCAAAATATTAAGCTATTACCTGCTTTTTCAATCCCAGAATATTTTTGCAGCATTTATCAATGGTAGCACCCCTAATCTCTTAATTTTTATGTCTATGTTAGGGCTTTTAATATTTTCAATTGTATTATATGACAAAAAATATTTGGTAGTGCACTTTATAGTTACAGGAATACTTGCATTTGTTTTTTTTACAACGTTTGATTCAAAAGAAAGCTTTGTATTTTTTATATCTTTACCTTTCATTTTCATAATATCTCTAAACTTCAATAAGATATACATAACAACAAGAAATCTCATTACCGAGCTTTCCATAACGGATGAAATGACAGGATTGCTAAATCAAAGCGGTTTTATGAAAAAGATCGAGGAGGAGTTTTATAGATCCCAGAGGTATCAAAAAACATTTTCAGTCTTGATGATCGACTCCGATAACCTTAAATTGATCAATGATACTTATGGACACAAATACGGTAGTATAGTAATAAAATCGATTGCTGAAGTTATTAAAACAAACATCAGGAGAACTGATTTTGCTGCAAGGTATGGTGGAGATGAGTTTATACTTTGCCTGGTGGAAACCGATCTTGATGGGGCACTTGAAGTGGCAGAAAGAATTAGAAAACAATTTGAACTCAAATCTTTTTTCACAAAAGATGAGAAAAAGTTTACAATAACCATTAGTATCGGTGTAAGCAATTATCCTAAAAGTGGTGACTCCCTTATGGATGTGATAGAGTTGGCAGATAAAGCCATGTACCATTCCAAAAACTCTGGTAAAAATAAAACATCTTTCCTGCTTAAAAATTAA
- a CDS encoding protein phosphatase CheZ — protein sequence MESQQLYIEDLKELKDEDMLQLVGFKLGDEEYAIDVLKIQEIIRLVEITSVPRTENYIMGVMNLRGKVIPVVDLRVRFNLEKSDFDKKTRIIVVRFEKENIGFVVDEVTQVIRINKSMIEPTPPLVGSIGQEYILGICKYDERLIILLDIDTLIYEDKGHESELKKKFKPSKGVTSSGGTTGDVEVQAPIKEESQVEEESVALHQSVQQDFVQDIEEESPKEEEKEKASDGMDDIDALIAMELAKREKETEELIKKKKSTPVQESIEDILNDAVKQAEEKINHDAVHVDQNDLDALIAMELAKREKETEEMIRRKKEQEKKNDIDTPSFDSNADTECNVETSVEDGSNKKENLNIEVDSIAEIKELARKIIHGESKEISIDVKGEIGEIIKLIMNTKEKLDNIEDSTEKVPTVAKNLEFINDTTEKATNNLLQHSDELSNIYNELSDGFRDIERYVESRDIQSALKRIEELEKTIEKAESLGFEILQALEFQDITEQKINRVIRNIEEIGARLGSILGFVVSSASDESSKVASQDEIDKLLSDFGLN from the coding sequence ATGGAATCTCAACAGCTTTACATCGAAGATTTGAAAGAATTAAAAGATGAGGATATGCTCCAGCTTGTGGGTTTTAAGCTGGGTGATGAAGAGTATGCTATAGATGTATTAAAGATACAGGAGATAATCAGGCTTGTTGAGATTACGTCAGTTCCAAGGACTGAAAATTATATAATGGGTGTTATGAACCTTAGGGGTAAAGTTATCCCTGTGGTTGATTTGAGGGTTAGATTTAATCTTGAAAAATCAGATTTTGATAAAAAGACAAGGATTATCGTTGTTAGATTTGAAAAGGAAAATATCGGTTTTGTGGTTGACGAGGTTACACAGGTAATTCGTATAAATAAGTCTATGATAGAGCCTACACCACCCCTTGTGGGTTCCATAGGGCAGGAGTATATTTTAGGTATTTGTAAGTACGATGAGAGATTGATAATTTTACTTGATATAGATACACTTATATATGAGGATAAGGGGCATGAGAGTGAATTGAAGAAGAAGTTTAAGCCATCTAAAGGTGTAACATCCTCTGGAGGAACCACAGGTGATGTGGAAGTTCAGGCTCCTATAAAAGAGGAGAGCCAGGTTGAAGAGGAATCGGTTGCCCTTCATCAATCTGTACAGCAGGATTTTGTTCAGGATATTGAGGAAGAGTCGCCAAAAGAGGAAGAGAAAGAGAAAGCTTCAGATGGTATGGATGACATAGATGCTCTTATTGCTATGGAGCTTGCCAAAAGGGAAAAAGAGACTGAAGAATTGATCAAGAAAAAGAAATCAACTCCGGTTCAGGAGAGCATAGAAGATATATTAAATGATGCGGTAAAACAGGCGGAAGAGAAGATAAATCATGATGCAGTTCACGTGGATCAAAACGATCTGGATGCTCTTATTGCTATGGAGCTTGCGAAGAGAGAAAAAGAAACCGAAGAGATGATCAGAAGGAAAAAGGAGCAGGAAAAAAAAAATGATATAGATACCCCGTCTTTCGATAGTAATGCTGATACAGAATGTAATGTTGAAACATCAGTGGAAGATGGGTCAAACAAAAAAGAGAATTTAAATATTGAAGTAGATTCAATTGCTGAGATAAAAGAGTTGGCCAGAAAGATAATTCATGGGGAGTCAAAGGAGATTTCTATAGATGTCAAGGGGGAGATTGGGGAGATTATTAAGCTTATAATGAATACTAAAGAAAAGTTGGATAATATCGAGGATTCTACCGAAAAGGTCCCTACCGTTGCTAAAAATTTAGAATTTATAAATGATACAACAGAAAAAGCAACAAACAATCTTTTGCAACATTCAGACGAACTTTCAAATATTTATAATGAGTTAAGTGATGGTTTCAGAGATATAGAAAGGTACGTAGAGTCAAGAGATATTCAATCGGCCTTAAAAAGGATAGAAGAGCTGGAAAAAACCATAGAGAAGGCGGAATCTCTTGGATTTGAAATTTTACAGGCGCTTGAATTTCAGGATATTACAGAGCAAAAGATCAATAGGGTGATAAGAAATATAGAAGAGATAGGTGCAAGGCTTGGTTCCATTCTGGGGTTTGTGGTAAGTAGTGCTTCTGATGAATCATCAAAAGTAGCATCTCAGGATGAGATAGATAAGCTTTTGAGCGATTTTGGATTAAATTAG